A part of Streptomyces sp. NBC_01235 genomic DNA contains:
- a CDS encoding S8 family peptidase: protein MLAATLGAALAFGAPGALAGTLPVAPSTAPAAKAHAPAAVPASQSAAWVAGTRAYLVITAPGDSSAVRSAITANGGTVFSNFDAIGVIVAHSASSGFAATMRGVAGVQQIGATRTSDVPADAYNPALPANPAQASTGAGEPVRADMSQIKADQAWAVNPGSASVKVGILDTGVDDQHQDLAPNFDAADSVSCAYGKPDTRAGAWRDVDTHGTHVAGTIAAAKNGKGVVGVAPGVKISAVRVAEPGNSFFFAENTICGFVWAGDHGFKVTNNSYYTDPWQFNCPDNIDQAAIIEGVKRAQEYAESKGSLQIAAAGNENYDLAHKTTDSASPNDSTPVTRTITNACLDIPTELPGVVTVAANGTGVTKASFSNYGQGVIDVAAPGSNVYSTVPGGGYGSKSGTSMATPHVVGVAALITSANPGITPAQLRAKLAEQANDIACPSDSRCTGTTANNSFFGEGQVDALKAVGTIPPTGKYFENLADFAINDNATVESPIAVTGVTGNAPATLKVGVDIKHTYIGDLKVDLVSPDGTVYTLHNHAGGSADNIAQTYTVNASSEVANGTWKLRVNDNAASDTGKIDAWNLTF, encoded by the coding sequence GTGCTGGCGGCCACCCTCGGCGCCGCCCTCGCGTTCGGCGCCCCCGGCGCCCTCGCGGGCACGCTCCCCGTCGCCCCCTCCACCGCGCCGGCCGCCAAGGCCCACGCTCCGGCCGCCGTGCCGGCATCCCAGAGTGCGGCCTGGGTGGCCGGGACGCGTGCCTACCTCGTGATCACCGCCCCCGGTGACAGTTCGGCGGTCCGCTCGGCGATCACGGCCAACGGCGGCACCGTCTTCTCGAACTTCGACGCCATCGGCGTGATCGTCGCCCACTCGGCGTCCAGCGGATTCGCCGCCACCATGCGCGGCGTCGCCGGCGTGCAGCAGATCGGCGCCACACGCACCTCGGACGTCCCGGCCGACGCCTACAACCCGGCACTCCCGGCCAATCCGGCCCAGGCCTCGACTGGGGCCGGAGAACCGGTCCGGGCCGACATGAGCCAGATCAAGGCCGACCAGGCCTGGGCCGTGAACCCGGGCTCCGCCTCCGTCAAGGTCGGCATCCTGGACACCGGTGTGGACGACCAGCACCAGGACCTGGCGCCCAACTTCGACGCGGCCGACTCGGTCTCCTGCGCCTACGGCAAGCCCGACACCCGTGCCGGCGCCTGGCGGGACGTCGACACGCACGGCACCCACGTAGCGGGCACCATCGCCGCGGCCAAGAACGGCAAGGGCGTCGTCGGCGTGGCACCCGGGGTGAAGATCTCCGCGGTCCGGGTCGCCGAGCCGGGCAACTCCTTCTTCTTCGCCGAGAACACCATCTGCGGCTTCGTCTGGGCCGGTGACCACGGCTTCAAGGTCACCAACAACAGCTATTACACGGACCCCTGGCAGTTCAACTGCCCGGACAACATCGACCAGGCCGCCATCATCGAGGGCGTCAAGCGCGCCCAGGAGTACGCCGAGAGCAAGGGCTCCCTCCAGATCGCCGCCGCGGGCAACGAGAACTACGACCTCGCCCACAAGACCACCGACTCCGCGAGCCCGAACGACTCGACGCCGGTCACCCGCACCATCACCAACGCCTGCCTCGACATCCCGACCGAGCTGCCGGGCGTGGTCACGGTCGCGGCCAACGGCACTGGCGTCACGAAGGCCTCGTTCTCGAACTACGGGCAGGGCGTCATCGACGTCGCGGCGCCGGGCAGCAACGTGTACTCCACCGTCCCCGGCGGCGGCTACGGCAGCAAGAGCGGTACCTCGATGGCCACCCCGCACGTGGTCGGCGTGGCGGCGCTCATCACCAGCGCCAACCCGGGCATCACCCCGGCGCAGCTCCGCGCCAAGCTGGCCGAGCAGGCCAACGACATCGCCTGCCCCTCGGACAGCCGCTGCACGGGCACGACGGCCAACAACTCGTTCTTCGGCGAAGGACAGGTCGACGCCCTCAAGGCCGTCGGGACCATCCCGCCGACCGGCAAGTACTTCGAGAACCTCGCGGACTTCGCCATCAACGACAACGCGACCGTGGAGAGCCCGATCGCCGTCACTGGCGTGACCGGCAACGCCCCGGCCACCCTCAAGGTGGGTGTGGACATCAAGCACACCTACATCGGTGACCTGAAGGTCGACCTGGTGTCGCCGGACGGCACCGTCTACACGCTGCACAACCACGCCGGCGGCAGCGCCGACAACATCGCCCAGACCTACACCGTGAACGCCTCCTCGGAGGTCGCGAACGGCACCTGGAAGCTGCGCGTCAACGACAACGCCGCCTCCGACACAGGCAAGATCGACGCCTGGAACCTGACCTTCTAG
- a CDS encoding aldo/keto reductase, with translation MKVSSIGLGTQTMPGNLYGPVTSRKDMVTLIRTAVDQGVTFFDTAEAYGPFESERIVGDALRPVRDDVVIASKFGWNIDPDTGAVTGLNSRPDHIRRAVDGMLKRLRTDHIDLLYQHRVDPTVPIEDVADTVKDLMAQGKVLHWGLSEPGLQTIRRAHAVQPLTAIQNEYSTLWRGPEDKVLPLCEELGIGFVCWAPLGMGFTTGTMSPYFRFTEDDRRTVFPRNSQDNLAANMPLVQLLQDWAVRKGATPAQIDLAWLLAQKPWIVPIPSTTRLSHLLENIGAEEVRFSPAELQELTAAVARITIHGDRLPPAALAMTGVEAPTR, from the coding sequence TTGAAGGTTTCGAGCATCGGCCTCGGCACCCAGACCATGCCGGGCAACCTCTACGGCCCCGTCACCAGTCGCAAGGACATGGTCACCCTCATCCGCACAGCCGTCGACCAGGGGGTGACGTTCTTCGACACGGCCGAGGCGTACGGGCCCTTCGAGTCGGAACGGATCGTCGGGGACGCCCTCCGGCCCGTCCGCGACGACGTGGTGATCGCGTCCAAGTTCGGTTGGAACATCGATCCGGACACGGGGGCCGTGACCGGCCTGAATAGCCGCCCGGACCACATCCGCCGAGCCGTCGACGGCATGTTGAAGCGCCTCAGGACCGACCACATCGACCTGCTCTACCAACACCGCGTCGATCCCACCGTCCCGATCGAGGACGTCGCGGACACGGTGAAGGACCTCATGGCCCAGGGCAAGGTGCTGCACTGGGGCCTCTCCGAGCCGGGCCTTCAGACCATCCGCCGGGCCCACGCCGTCCAGCCACTCACCGCGATCCAGAACGAGTACTCCACGCTCTGGCGCGGACCGGAGGACAAAGTCCTGCCGCTCTGTGAGGAACTCGGGATCGGCTTCGTCTGCTGGGCTCCTCTGGGCATGGGCTTCACGACCGGAACGATGAGTCCATACTTCCGGTTCACAGAGGATGACCGCCGGACCGTGTTCCCCCGCAACAGCCAGGACAACCTGGCCGCCAACATGCCACTGGTACAACTGCTCCAGGACTGGGCCGTACGCAAGGGCGCCACACCCGCCCAGATCGACCTCGCCTGGCTACTGGCCCAGAAGCCCTGGATCGTGCCGATACCCAGCACCACCAGGCTGTCCCACCTCCTGGAGAACATCGGCGCGGAAGAAGTCCGGTTCAGCCCCGCCGAACTCCAGGAGCTGACCGCCGCCGTCGCACGGATCACCATCCACGGTGACCGCCTCCCGCCGGCGGCCCTCGCAATGACGGGCGTCGAAGCACCGACCCGCTGA
- a CDS encoding PIN domain nuclease produces MTVADYLIDTSALARVLLRQNTADWDDRIGAGLVAICDITELEVLYSARSAADRTRVRAALDAHYVWCPMPDGVYRRSRVVQEQLTAKGEHRSAGPVDLLVAAAAEEAGLTLLHCNHDFDTIARTTGQPVRTIDLRQ; encoded by the coding sequence GTGACCGTCGCCGATTACCTCATCGACACCTCCGCGCTCGCCCGCGTCCTGCTCCGCCAGAACACGGCCGACTGGGATGACAGGATCGGCGCCGGCCTCGTCGCGATCTGCGACATCACCGAACTCGAGGTCCTTTACTCAGCCCGTTCGGCCGCAGACCGTACGCGTGTGAGGGCGGCGCTCGACGCCCACTACGTCTGGTGCCCCATGCCGGACGGCGTCTACCGCCGCTCCCGTGTCGTCCAGGAACAGCTGACCGCCAAGGGTGAGCACCGCAGCGCGGGCCCCGTCGACCTCCTGGTGGCTGCCGCCGCCGAGGAAGCGGGGCTCACACTGCTCCACTGCAACCACGACTTCGACACCATCGCCCGCACCACGGGACAGCCGGTCCGCACGATCGACCTCAGGCAGTAG
- a CDS encoding maleylpyruvate isomerase family mycothiol-dependent enzyme → MNSLDRPAHGPAPVDHRAAIAVETARLVAALQDADLTTAVPSCPGWSLADLVKHTGGVQRWFSSLLHARIQEPPRTREVDLRLPERREEYPDWLTDSATVAAQAFAATDPDLPMWAWGVDQHARFWARRMLFETLLHRVDAELALGRRPTIDRPSAVDGVDEFLVNLPFATSFAPHVENLRGPDKAIRFRATDGEENWLVRLRPDGFGLDTNPSAAETADSTVHGTAADLLLLVYGRLHHDAASFARDGDDDLLSHWFANSAF, encoded by the coding sequence ATGAACTCGTTGGACCGCCCCGCACACGGACCCGCGCCGGTCGACCACCGCGCCGCGATCGCGGTGGAGACCGCCCGACTCGTCGCAGCCCTCCAGGATGCCGACCTGACGACCGCCGTGCCGAGCTGTCCCGGTTGGAGCCTGGCAGACCTGGTCAAGCACACCGGTGGCGTCCAGCGTTGGTTCTCGAGTCTTCTGCACGCGCGCATCCAGGAGCCCCCGCGCACGCGGGAGGTGGACCTGCGGCTCCCGGAGCGGCGGGAAGAGTACCCGGACTGGCTGACCGACAGTGCGACCGTGGCAGCGCAAGCCTTCGCGGCCACCGACCCGGACCTGCCCATGTGGGCATGGGGCGTCGATCAGCACGCCCGCTTCTGGGCACGCCGGATGCTCTTCGAGACCCTGTTGCACCGGGTCGACGCCGAACTGGCCCTGGGCCGCCGGCCCACGATCGACCGCCCGTCGGCTGTGGACGGGGTCGACGAGTTCCTCGTCAATCTGCCCTTCGCCACCTCCTTCGCGCCCCACGTCGAGAACCTGCGCGGTCCCGACAAGGCCATCCGCTTCCGCGCGACCGATGGTGAGGAAAACTGGCTTGTCCGCCTGCGGCCCGACGGCTTCGGGCTCGACACGAACCCGAGTGCTGCCGAAACCGCCGACTCGACCGTTCATGGAACCGCCGCCGATCTGTTGCTGCTCGTCTACGGCCGACTGCACCACGACGCGGCGAGCTTCGCACGTGACGGAGACGACGACCTGCTGAGTCACTGGTTCGCCAACTCCGCTTTCTAG
- a CDS encoding IS5 family transposase: protein MTLDGTRQFRLDQSVIGLVVPLTDAQWARIEPLLPDRTPRRGGRWRDHREVIDAIAFKFQTGTQWVHLPEKYGNWRGVYNRLRMWGVDGTWERVFTALMAQADADDDLAWAVSMDSTIVRAHQHAAGARKKGLRPANRPTTPSAIPRRTDHKGPPR, encoded by the coding sequence ATGACCCTCGACGGAACTAGGCAGTTTCGTTTGGATCAGTCGGTCATTGGTCTGGTTGTGCCGTTGACCGACGCGCAGTGGGCGCGGATCGAGCCGTTACTCCCGGACCGAACACCGAGACGGGGTGGCCGCTGGCGTGACCACCGCGAGGTGATCGACGCGATCGCCTTCAAGTTCCAGACCGGAACCCAGTGGGTCCACCTGCCGGAGAAGTACGGCAACTGGAGGGGCGTCTACAACCGGCTGCGCATGTGGGGAGTCGACGGCACCTGGGAGCGGGTGTTCACCGCGCTGATGGCCCAGGCCGACGCTGATGATGACCTGGCCTGGGCCGTGTCGATGGACTCCACGATCGTGCGGGCTCACCAGCACGCGGCCGGGGCCCGCAAAAAGGGGCTCCGGCCGGCGAACCGGCCGACCACGCCATCGGCCATCCCGCGGCGCACTGACCACAAAGGTCCACCTCGCTGA
- a CDS encoding type II toxin-antitoxin system VapB family antitoxin encodes MSRTVIDLDDEALEEAAKELGTTTKRETINTALREVTARYRRLRALDEARELVTDGALDMDLLLDKSKYRPSSTADAASDTGAHE; translated from the coding sequence ATGAGTCGTACCGTGATCGACCTCGACGACGAGGCCTTGGAAGAAGCGGCCAAGGAACTCGGCACCACCACCAAGCGCGAGACCATCAACACCGCCCTGCGGGAAGTCACGGCCCGCTACCGGCGTCTGCGCGCGCTCGACGAAGCCCGCGAGCTGGTGACCGACGGCGCGCTGGACATGGACCTTCTCCTGGACAAGAGCAAATACCGGCCCTCGAGCACAGCCGACGCCGCCTCCGACACCGGAGCGCATGAGTGA
- a CDS encoding SCO6745 family protein gives MAQAQNLTRDSLAYARETWRTLEPYHGAVYFSPEAAGRYGELGVDARTGYFASRSAALGAASAEVVIATFYNFDPQLVRRAIPAAWEAATPQQFTAARLAGIDATLRRILGAEVFSPAMARAAELARTAAEVTVHHPQGRPLFAAHAALSWPSEPHLVLWHAQTLLREFRGDGHVGALLTAGLSGIEALVTHAAAGDVDAGVLRDSRAWTPQQWGEAVQSLRERGWLDDGPDLALTEEGVRRRAEIEHTTDRLAALPYLTLGPTACAELRSLARPFSLALAKELLPWAVGRLNEESAGERAPRPGTPDGA, from the coding sequence ATGGCGCAGGCACAGAACCTGACCCGCGACAGCCTCGCCTACGCGCGCGAGACCTGGAGAACCCTCGAGCCCTACCACGGGGCCGTCTACTTCTCGCCCGAAGCGGCAGGCCGGTACGGCGAGTTGGGCGTGGACGCCAGGACGGGGTACTTCGCGTCCCGTTCGGCCGCGCTCGGCGCGGCTTCGGCGGAGGTGGTCATCGCCACGTTCTACAACTTCGATCCACAACTGGTGCGCCGGGCCATACCCGCGGCATGGGAGGCCGCTACGCCGCAGCAGTTCACCGCTGCCCGGCTCGCGGGGATCGATGCCACGCTCCGCCGCATCCTCGGCGCGGAGGTCTTCTCACCGGCGATGGCCCGCGCGGCGGAACTGGCCCGTACTGCAGCGGAAGTGACTGTGCACCACCCGCAAGGCCGCCCACTTTTCGCCGCGCACGCCGCACTGTCGTGGCCGAGCGAGCCCCACCTCGTGCTCTGGCACGCGCAGACTCTGCTGAGGGAGTTCCGTGGTGACGGCCATGTGGGGGCACTGCTGACCGCCGGACTGAGCGGGATCGAAGCTCTCGTCACGCATGCCGCCGCAGGCGACGTCGATGCAGGGGTCCTGCGCGACTCGAGGGCATGGACGCCGCAGCAGTGGGGCGAGGCCGTGCAGAGCCTACGTGAGCGTGGATGGCTCGACGACGGACCGGACCTGGCGCTGACCGAGGAAGGGGTGCGGCGCAGGGCGGAGATCGAGCACACCACCGACAGGCTGGCCGCCCTCCCGTACCTCACACTCGGTCCCACGGCCTGCGCCGAACTCCGCTCATTGGCCAGGCCGTTCAGCCTTGCTCTGGCGAAGGAACTCTTGCCGTGGGCGGTCGGCCGCCTGAACGAAGAGAGCGCAGGAGAGAGGGCGCCGAGGCCGGGAACGCCCGATGGTGCCTGA
- a CDS encoding TetR/AcrR family transcriptional regulator has product MGRALRADAERSVRAILEAAEQVFAQDAGASMEQVAEAAGLTRITVHRRFANRQALLEALAVSAKQQLIDAIEEARPDAAPALVALHRVTANVLRVKNTWRFTLSHATAHTPAAAALWGEINTHTVDLMNRAQREGLLAPDADLEWTRQVYYALLSEAINRPGAEQDPAAQDPDALATLVIDTLLHGAGPRG; this is encoded by the coding sequence ATGGGCCGAGCACTGCGGGCAGATGCCGAGCGCAGTGTGCGCGCGATTCTGGAGGCGGCCGAGCAGGTCTTCGCCCAGGACGCCGGCGCCTCCATGGAACAGGTCGCCGAGGCGGCGGGACTGACCAGGATCACCGTTCACCGCCGCTTCGCGAACCGGCAGGCCCTCCTGGAGGCGCTCGCCGTCTCCGCCAAGCAGCAGCTCATCGACGCCATTGAGGAAGCCCGGCCGGACGCCGCTCCCGCACTCGTCGCGCTGCACCGAGTGACGGCGAACGTCCTACGGGTCAAGAACACCTGGCGCTTCACCCTCAGCCACGCCACCGCTCACACACCCGCCGCAGCCGCCCTCTGGGGCGAGATCAACACCCACACCGTCGATCTCATGAACCGGGCGCAGCGCGAGGGGCTACTCGCCCCGGACGCAGACCTGGAGTGGACGCGGCAGGTGTACTACGCCCTCCTCAGCGAAGCCATCAACAGGCCCGGCGCGGAGCAGGACCCTGCCGCGCAGGACCCGGACGCACTGGCCACGCTCGTCATCGACACCCTCCTGCACGGCGCAGGACCACGCGGCTGA
- a CDS encoding ALF repeat-containing protein, with protein MRLHRVAPGIAAGILAPALLLATPSFAATAAPIAVPAPAVSSSADEPDADDLRVAIVRILADPDSGRRVTREANALLDANDPEAMRAWLGTGYRIAQAEDDRVAIARILADPSISPALRAAANAALDDNTPEALRHFLEVGRHQVA; from the coding sequence TTGCGACTGCATCGCGTAGCGCCCGGCATTGCCGCGGGCATCCTCGCCCCGGCCCTCCTGCTCGCCACCCCGTCCTTCGCCGCCACGGCGGCACCGATCGCGGTGCCGGCGCCCGCGGTGTCCTCGTCCGCGGACGAGCCGGACGCCGACGACCTGAGGGTGGCCATAGTCCGGATCCTCGCCGACCCGGACAGCGGCCGGCGTGTGACACGAGAAGCCAACGCCCTCCTGGACGCCAACGACCCCGAGGCGATGCGCGCCTGGCTGGGGACCGGCTACCGGATCGCCCAGGCCGAGGACGACCGCGTCGCCATCGCCCGCATCCTCGCCGACCCGTCCATCAGCCCGGCCCTGCGCGCGGCAGCCAACGCCGCCCTCGACGACAACACACCCGAAGCACTGCGCCACTTCCTGGAAGTCGGCAGACACCAGGTCGCCTGA
- a CDS encoding M20 family metallopeptidase, which yields MLADLETLVLCESFSADHAAVARSAEVVGALGTTLLGTGPETIAIDGVTHLRWTFGTPRVLLVGHHDTVWPMGSLQDHPWSVTDGIARGPGALDMKAGLVQMFHALASLPSSDGVCVLVSGDEEVGSATSRELIEEAARGCRAAFVLEAAADEQGALKTARKGTSRYEVVVRGRAAHAGLEPQKGVNAAVEAAHQVLSIADLGASLLGASSGADGGAHPVLGLATVTPTLLSAGTARNTVPALARVSVDVRVPTPAAQDRVDELMRGLTARTPGARLEVLGGRQRPPMTPESSAELFALASRLATESGQEPLRGIAVGGASDGNYTAAVGCPTLDGLGAVGAGAHADSEYVEVARMVPRARLLARLIEHTAN from the coding sequence ATGCTGGCCGATCTGGAGACACTCGTGCTCTGCGAGTCCTTCTCAGCCGACCACGCGGCGGTGGCGCGCAGCGCCGAGGTGGTCGGCGCGCTCGGGACGACGCTTCTGGGAACCGGGCCGGAGACCATCGCGATCGACGGTGTGACCCATCTGCGGTGGACCTTCGGCACCCCGCGGGTGCTCCTGGTGGGACACCACGACACGGTGTGGCCCATGGGCTCGCTCCAGGACCACCCCTGGTCGGTGACCGACGGGATCGCCCGCGGTCCCGGGGCCCTGGACATGAAGGCGGGCCTGGTGCAGATGTTCCACGCGCTGGCCTCCCTGCCCTCCTCGGACGGGGTGTGCGTACTGGTCAGCGGGGACGAGGAGGTCGGCTCCGCGACATCCCGAGAGCTGATCGAGGAAGCCGCGCGGGGGTGCAGGGCCGCTTTCGTACTGGAGGCGGCCGCAGACGAGCAGGGTGCGCTCAAGACCGCCCGCAAGGGCACCTCGCGGTACGAGGTCGTGGTGCGCGGCCGGGCCGCGCACGCGGGTCTGGAACCGCAGAAAGGAGTCAACGCGGCGGTCGAGGCCGCTCATCAGGTGCTGTCCATCGCCGACCTCGGAGCCTCGTTACTCGGAGCCTCGTCGGGTGCCGACGGCGGCGCCCACCCCGTTCTGGGACTCGCGACCGTCACGCCCACCCTGCTGTCCGCCGGCACTGCCCGCAACACGGTGCCCGCGCTGGCCCGGGTGTCGGTGGACGTGCGCGTGCCGACGCCTGCGGCGCAGGACCGGGTCGACGAGCTCATGCGGGGGCTCACCGCCCGGACTCCCGGAGCCCGGCTCGAGGTGCTGGGCGGCAGGCAACGGCCGCCCATGACACCGGAATCGTCCGCCGAACTGTTCGCCCTCGCCTCCCGGCTCGCCACGGAATCGGGCCAGGAACCGCTGCGGGGGATCGCCGTCGGCGGCGCCTCGGACGGCAACTACACCGCGGCGGTGGGCTGTCCGACGCTGGACGGCCTGGGTGCCGTGGGCGCAGGCGCCCACGCGGACAGCGAGTACGTCGAGGTTGCGCGGATGGTCCCCCGCGCCCGTCTGCTCGCTCGACTCATCGAGCACACGGCCAATTGA
- a CDS encoding IS110 family transposase: MILLGVDPHKSTHTATAVDPVSNQQAGSLRIEASLADYRRLLAWGRRWPQHRWVVENANGLGRHLTQWLLARGETVVDVPASATSRVRQLTRGGGRKNDRIDAAAAATAHIHGDGREVNRDDHTTALALLDERRVNLAQARVRTVNQLHAILRDLLPGGAPPQLSADQASALLRTVRPAGNVEKVRKDLARDLVTEIRALDKRLAENAVRMEELVDSSGSTLMNTPGVGPVLAARLVGRVGRASRFATAAAFANYTGTAPVEIASADKARHRLSRSGDRQLNSLLHTIAVTQIRMSSAPGHAYYQRKLSEGKTPREAKRCLKRRLADHVWRVMIADERRSKHRLPQAT; encoded by the coding sequence GTGATACTGCTCGGTGTTGACCCACACAAGTCCACTCACACCGCTACCGCCGTCGATCCTGTCTCGAATCAGCAGGCCGGTTCGCTGAGGATCGAGGCGAGTCTGGCGGACTACCGGCGGCTCCTGGCCTGGGGCCGCCGCTGGCCGCAGCACAGGTGGGTGGTGGAGAACGCCAACGGGCTCGGCCGGCACCTGACCCAGTGGCTCCTCGCTCGTGGCGAAACCGTTGTCGACGTTCCGGCCTCGGCGACCAGCCGCGTCCGTCAGCTCACCCGCGGCGGCGGCCGTAAGAACGACCGGATCGACGCCGCCGCGGCGGCCACGGCCCATATCCACGGAGACGGGCGTGAGGTGAACAGGGACGACCACACCACGGCCCTGGCCCTGCTCGATGAACGACGCGTCAACCTCGCCCAGGCCCGGGTCCGCACCGTCAATCAGCTGCACGCGATACTGCGTGATCTGCTGCCCGGCGGTGCTCCGCCTCAGCTGTCGGCGGACCAGGCCTCCGCGCTGCTGCGCACCGTCCGCCCCGCTGGCAACGTCGAAAAGGTCCGCAAAGACCTTGCCCGAGACCTGGTCACGGAGATCCGGGCACTGGACAAGCGGCTCGCGGAGAACGCCGTACGCATGGAGGAACTGGTCGATTCCTCGGGCAGCACGCTGATGAACACGCCCGGCGTCGGGCCGGTGCTGGCTGCACGACTCGTCGGCCGCGTCGGACGCGCCAGCAGGTTCGCCACCGCTGCGGCGTTCGCGAACTACACCGGCACCGCCCCGGTCGAGATCGCCAGCGCGGACAAGGCCCGCCACCGGCTCTCCCGCTCCGGCGACCGTCAGCTCAACTCCCTCCTCCACACCATCGCCGTCACCCAGATCCGGATGTCGAGCGCCCCAGGACACGCCTACTACCAGCGGAAACTCTCCGAAGGGAAGACACCCAGGGAAGCCAAACGCTGCCTGAAACGCCGCCTTGCGGACCATGTGTGGCGCGTCATGATCGCCGACGAACGCAGGTCCAAGCACCGGCTACCTCAAGCGACTTGA
- a CDS encoding LysR family transcriptional regulator, whose translation MFEIDALRLLVAVADTGSFTKAAVQLNYTQSAVSRRIAALEQQAGGPLFQRLPRGVRLNPAGRTLHRHAMEVLDRLSRAERELAVLHAGLGGLLHAGAFATANISLVPTALRALRDTRPDVEVVAVEGWTDTLMQRLADGALDLAVVSDYPSGLPSADGVTTTVLCEDELFVALPRGHRLAGAGAVDLRELHDEAWLHSAYGDRPTMLADACARAGFTPRKIIRIAEWTAKFGYAAAGLGVALVPSLAARAVPDELVLRRLTDSALRRTVHVALPVAPLPAALKLRDLLRDAVD comes from the coding sequence GTGTTCGAGATCGACGCGCTGCGGCTGCTGGTGGCCGTGGCCGATACCGGGTCGTTCACGAAAGCGGCGGTCCAACTCAACTACACACAGTCCGCGGTGTCCCGGCGGATCGCCGCGCTGGAACAGCAGGCCGGCGGGCCGCTGTTCCAGCGCCTCCCTCGGGGCGTACGGCTCAATCCCGCCGGCCGCACGCTGCACCGGCACGCCATGGAGGTGCTCGACCGGTTGTCGCGGGCGGAGCGGGAGCTGGCCGTGCTGCACGCGGGGCTCGGCGGACTGCTGCACGCAGGCGCGTTCGCCACCGCCAACATCTCGCTGGTGCCCACCGCCCTGCGGGCGCTCCGGGACACCAGGCCGGATGTCGAGGTCGTCGCGGTGGAGGGCTGGACCGACACGCTGATGCAGCGTCTTGCGGACGGGGCGCTGGACCTGGCCGTCGTCAGCGACTACCCGTCCGGTCTGCCGTCGGCCGACGGTGTCACGACGACCGTGCTGTGCGAGGACGAACTGTTCGTGGCTCTCCCACGCGGGCACCGCCTGGCCGGAGCAGGGGCGGTCGACCTGCGTGAACTGCACGACGAGGCATGGCTTCACAGTGCGTACGGCGACCGTCCCACGATGCTCGCCGACGCCTGCGCACGGGCGGGCTTCACGCCCAGGAAGATCATCCGGATCGCGGAGTGGACGGCGAAGTTCGGTTACGCGGCTGCCGGGTTGGGAGTGGCGCTGGTGCCCTCGCTGGCCGCACGGGCGGTCCCCGACGAACTCGTCCTGCGCCGCCTCACCGACTCGGCCCTGCGCCGTACCGTCCATGTGGCGCTGCCTGTTGCCCCGCTACCGGCGGCACTGAAACTGCGGGATCTGCTGCGCGACGCCGTCGACTGA